Proteins co-encoded in one Podarcis muralis chromosome 12, rPodMur119.hap1.1, whole genome shotgun sequence genomic window:
- the FANCD2OS gene encoding FANCD2 opposite strand protein, whose amino-acid sequence MASGYQLWAPWSPLDESLQWLRGAVPKPSSTKHPFRGGQSPATATDLEVQLCFQGLSLVLEPSAKTGAGHPQPPGVAGETRGCSAAVHKPQAVRLTGLDSVFGHLVTVQPPHWTGSLRVSERSAFCQVISPQQRRPHGLREPQVRMAMAMCRQMLRAILLLYAAYKKCAFALQHSR is encoded by the coding sequence ATGGCCAGCGGGTACCAGCTCTGGGCACCCTGGTCCCCCCTGGATGAGTCCCTGCAATGGCTGCGGGGTGCCGTGCCCAAGCCCAGCAGCACTAAGCACCCCTTTCGGGGAGGGCAGAGTCCAGCCACTGCCACCGACCTGGAAGTGCAGCTTTGCTTCCAGGGACTCAGCCTGGTGCTAGAGCCCAGTGCCAAGACCGGAGCTGGGCACCCACAACCCCCTGGAGTGGCTGGAGAGACGCGGGGATGCAGCGCGGCTGTGCACAAGCCCCAGGCCGTGCGGCTCACGGGGCTCGACTCAGTCTTTGGGCACCTCGTGACGGTACAGCCTCCGCACTGGACCGGCTCGCTGCGGGTTTCAGAGCGTTCAGCCTTCTGCCAAGTCATCAGCCCCCAGCAGCGCAGGCCTCACGGGCTCCGCGAACCACAGGTGCGCATGGCGATGGCGATGTGCCGTCAAATGCTGCGAGCCATCCTTCTGCTTTACGCTGCCTACAAGAAGTGCGCCTTTGCGTTGCAACATTCCCGCTAG